The following proteins are co-located in the Malus sylvestris chromosome 13, drMalSylv7.2, whole genome shotgun sequence genome:
- the LOC126596166 gene encoding probable voltage-gated potassium channel subunit beta isoform X3 has product MASNNMQYKNLGYSGLKVSQLSYGAWVSFGNQLDVKEAKSILQTCRDHGVNFFDNAEVYASGRAEEIMGQAIRELGWKRSDVVISTKIFWGGPGPNDKGLSRKHIVEGTKESLKRLDMEYVDLIYCHRPDATTPIEETVRAMNYVIDKGWAFYWGTSEWSAQQITDAWGIAERLDLVGPIVEQPEYNLLSRHKVETEFVPLYTSYGLGLTTFSPLASGVLTGKYTKGNIPPDSRFALDNYKNLASRKLVDDVLQKVNGLKPIADELGVPLAQLAIAWCAANPNVSSVITGATKESQIQENMKAVDVIPLLTPAVMEKIEAVVQSKQKRPECVK; this is encoded by the exons ATGGCGTCGAACAATATGCAGTACAAGAACCTCGGCTACTCGGGCCTCAAAGTGAGCCAGCTCTCCTATGGCGCATGGGTCAGCTTCGGCAACCAGCTCGACGTCAAGGAGGCCAAGTCCATCCTCCAGACCTGCCGCGACCACGGCGTCAACTTCTTCGACAACGCCGAGGTCTACGCCTCCGGCCGCGCCGAGGAGATCATGGGCCAGGCCATCCGCGAGCTCGGCTGGAAGCGCTCCGACGTCGTCATTTCCACCAAGATCTTCTGGGGCGGGCCAGGCCCCAACGACAAGGGCCTGTCGCGGAAGCACATCGTCGAGGGCACCAAGGAGTCGCTGAAGCGCCTGGACATGGAGTACGTGGATCTCATCTACTGCCACCGCCCGGACGCCACGACGCCGATCGAGGAGACGGTGAGGGCGATGAACTACGTGATCGATAAAGGGTGGGCGTTTTATTGGGGGACGAGTGAGTGGTCGGCGCAGCAGATCACGGATGCGTGGGGGATCGCCGAGAGGTTGGATTTGGTGGGGCCCATTGTTGAGCAGCCTGAGTACAATTTGCTCTCCAGGCACAAG GTCGAGACTGAGTTCGTCCCACTGTATACCAGCTATGGCCTGGGTCTCACCACTTTTAGTCCACTTGCTTCTGGTGTTCTTACTGGAAAATATACCAAGGGAAATATACCTCCTGATAGCCGATTTGCGTTGGACAATTACAAA AATCTAGCTAGTCGAAAACTGGTTGATGACGTGCTGCAAAAAGTTAATGGTCTTAAGCCAATTGCAGATGAATTAGGTGTACCATTAGCTCAACTAGCAATTGCATGGTGTGCTGCTAATCCGAACGTCTCGTCAGTTATTACTGGTGCTACAAAGGAGTCCCAG ATTCAAGAGAACATGAAAGCTGTAGATGTAATCCCTCTATTAACTCCCGCTGTCATGGAAAAGATTGAGGCTGTTGTTCAAAGCAAGCAAAAGCGTCCAGAATGCGTAAAGTAG